TCAAGATAGGGGGGCAGCCCGGCGAGAACCCGCCGCTTCTCATCGCCTCCATGTTTCACAACAAGGACAGAATACTCCGCGACCGAAAGGGAGACTTCGACCGGGAGCGCGCCCGCGAGCTTATTCGCAGGCAGGAGGAGCTTTCCCGCTCCACCGGCATCCCGGCCATGGTGGCCATGGTGGCCAATTCTCCCGAGGAAGCGAAGATATACATCGATTTCTACCTGGAGACCACCGGCATGCCCTTCGGCATCGATATGTGGATGGCCGAGAAACGGGCAAAGGCCACGGAGTACGTGGCGAAGCTGGGGGTGCAGGAAAAGTTTCTCTACAACAGCATCACCCCGTGGGACAAGGACATAAAGGGGCAGGTGCAGAGGCTCAAGGACCTGGGCATCCGGCACGTCATCATCCAGGCCTTCGACGACCAGGACCAGAGCCCCGCCGGGAGGCTGAAGTCGCTGGAGAGCTTGCTGGGGCAGGGGGCCGACGCCTTCGACACCATCCTGGTGGACACCTCGGTGATGAACCTCCCCAGCACGAGCTTCTCCCTGGTGGCCAACAGGCTCATCAAGCAGAAGCTGGGCCTGCCCTGCGGCAGCGCGTACAGCAACGGCACCCACATGTGGAAGGAGGCCAGGGAAGCCTGGGGACTGGAGGGCTTCCGGGCGATGGACGCGGTGGCCCAGGGGATGTCCAGCGCCCTGTGGAGCGACTTCGACCTGTACGGGCCCGCCGTCACCGCCCCCAGGATCTTCCCCGCGGTGGCCACGGGCCAGATACTGCTGAGCACCCTCGCCTATGAGGAGACGGGCCGGATACCCGAGAACCCCGACCTGCCCATTCGGAGGTACTTCCCGGACTTCATCGAGAAGCTCCTGGCCGGAGGAGCCCGGAAAAAAGCCAAGGCGGCAGGCTGACCGAGACGATAAAAAGGAGGAGAGACCGCAATCATGATAGGCGAAGAAACCATGACGTCAAAGGAAAGGGTCCTGAAGCTCTTCAGGCGGGAAGAGACGGACCGCCCCGCCTGCTTCAGCGGGATGGGCAACGCCACCACCGAAGGGCTCAACCAGCTGGGCTACAGGTTCGCCCAGGTCCATCTGGACGCCGGGCAGATGGCCGAGACGGCGGCCACCACGCACAAGCTCTTCGGGTTCGACTGCTGCGTGCTGCCCTTCGACCTGTGCGTGGAGGCCGAGGCCCTGGGCTGCGAGATAAACACCTATCCGCACTCTGAGGACCTCCTGTACCCCACCATCAAGGAGAAGGTCATCCACAGCGAGGAGGAGATGGACCTCTCCATCCCCGCCGACTTGCTCTCCCGGGGCCGGGTGCCCCTCATGAAGGAGGCCATCGGCCTGGCCAGGAAGGACGTGGGCGGGGAGGCGCCCATCGGCTCCTACGTGCTGGGGCCCTTTACCTTGGCGGGGCAGGTCATGGAGCTCAACGACCTGCTGAAGCTCAGCTTCAAGAAGCCGGACAAGGTGGGCGCCCTCATGGAGAAGCTCTCGGAGGCCATCATCCAGGTGGCCCGCGCCTATGAAGAGGCCGGCGTGGACTACCTTACCGTGCGGGAGATGGGCGCGACGAGCGACGTGTTGAGCCCGCGCGTTTTCAAGAGCCTCATCCTGCCCCACCTGAAGGTGATATTCGAGAAAGTAAAGGTCCCCAGCGTCGTGCACATCTGCGGGAAGACCAACGACATCGTGGGCTTCATGATGGAGAGCGGGGCCGACGCCATCAGCGTGGACCAGAAAAACGACGTGGCCGAGAGCCGGAAGAAGCTGGGCGAGGACGCCCTTATCTTCGG
This window of the Nitrospirota bacterium genome carries:
- a CDS encoding tetrahydromethanopterin S-methyltransferase subunit H — translated: MFRFQTPQKVFDFAGFKIGGQPGENPPLLIASMFHNKDRILRDRKGDFDRERARELIRRQEELSRSTGIPAMVAMVANSPEEAKIYIDFYLETTGMPFGIDMWMAEKRAKATEYVAKLGVQEKFLYNSITPWDKDIKGQVQRLKDLGIRHVIIQAFDDQDQSPAGRLKSLESLLGQGADAFDTILVDTSVMNLPSTSFSLVANRLIKQKLGLPCGSAYSNGTHMWKEAREAWGLEGFRAMDAVAQGMSSALWSDFDLYGPAVTAPRIFPAVATGQILLSTLAYEETGRIPENPDLPIRRYFPDFIEKLLAGGARKKAKAAG
- a CDS encoding MtaA/CmuA family methyltransferase: MIGEETMTSKERVLKLFRREETDRPACFSGMGNATTEGLNQLGYRFAQVHLDAGQMAETAATTHKLFGFDCCVLPFDLCVEAEALGCEINTYPHSEDLLYPTIKEKVIHSEEEMDLSIPADLLSRGRVPLMKEAIGLARKDVGGEAPIGSYVLGPFTLAGQVMELNDLLKLSFKKPDKVGALMEKLSEAIIQVARAYEEAGVDYLTVREMGATSDVLSPRVFKSLILPHLKVIFEKVKVPSVVHICGKTNDIVGFMMESGADAISVDQKNDVAESRKKLGEDALIFGNYDPYNVLVAGTPEQVRQTVRTCLDDGVSAVWPGCDIWPTVPAENFRAMMDEVKRYKKS